A DNA window from Jaculus jaculus isolate mJacJac1 chromosome 1, mJacJac1.mat.Y.cur, whole genome shotgun sequence contains the following coding sequences:
- the Nutf2 gene encoding nuclear transport factor 2 encodes MGDKPIWEQIGSSFIQHYYQLFDNDRTQLGAIYIDASCLTWEGQQFQGKAAIVEKLSSLPFQKIQHSITAQDHQPTPDSCILSMVVGQLKADEDPIMGFHQMFLLKNINDAWVCTNDMFRLALHNYG; translated from the exons ATGGGAGACAAGCCAATTTGGGAGCAGATTGGATCCAGCTTCATTCAGCATTACTATCAGTTATTTGATAATGACAGAACCCAACTAGGCGCAATTTAT ATTGATGCATCATGCCTTACGTGGGAAGGACAGCAGTTCCAGGGGAAAGCTGCCATTGTGGAGAAGTTGTCT AGCCTTCCGTTCCAGAAAATTCAGCATAGTATCACAGCGCAGGACCATCAGCCCACACCAGATAGCTGCATCCTCAGCATGGTCGTGGGTCAGCTCAAG GCTGATGAAGATCCCATCATGGGTTTCCACCAGATGTTCCTATTAAAGAACATCAATGATGCTTGGGTTTGCACCAATGACATGTTCAGGCTTGCTCTGCACAACTACGGCTGA